From Haemorhous mexicanus isolate bHaeMex1 chromosome 2, bHaeMex1.pri, whole genome shotgun sequence, the proteins below share one genomic window:
- the LOC132323446 gene encoding protein NPAT isoform X1, whose product MLLPSDVARLVLGYLQQENLQATCHQFILESSDLKEYAEHCTEDGFIPACLLSLCGKNLTTILNEYVAMKTKETTNEVPAMMSSLWKKLDYTLSQIRSMQNSDFRFSSNQRIRTRSGIVEMKRQRMLQQSAPANSGLLSVAHQSGQQNSSSSVVLPQVIHRPTINQSMPQTRLSTLFVNQSQAQENKINTGLIHIQVPASQERKLHSNLLSPGRRKSECQKRKSIATSGPLSAARSSQDSEEAVVEKESEPLEELIDGNFPQLVIENAREKILSNKSLQEKLAENINKILGSDGSVAQAPKQTDSGPTEQETSIDEILGLQGEIHMSEEAIQDILEQTESDPAFQALFDWFDYGKSKVNKNLPAGITGRNGVENEILVAEDSLETFESSLGTEETNRCDNSREPLSCKGFQLGEASCALKTSINDDDMAKKNPASEQLHGNCRPRKQTEELTAITPEHIRELEIAFDSVSDLTEPNKRPSSDSKCNEQCADTYVTKESSTLLSESESAMEIEKGPPSDSSQSSPNLEYVHSGTPQIPLISVAEDTIVDANKTDSESKCPLSPDTSLSEKRLPGSPSDGSPGHSALLRKNNSSTSSPLVDAGKEQTVTSDPAALPGISEENSSHPSNHQDQSTQADCAAESVVDITDLDKTELQLEVVDTSNKTYSNDQHTLDKPCKKDFNLPSELPNTEGTQGEMQEPSSSTKVDTDNLYFSSGNNACTDISVVSTENNLTTSEICHSPLPETASSAEESGTEAKSISSVSSSSQPMDVDPSNIMSLKIIISDDPFITSDTELNNAVSSITGENLPTIILSSPAKSPTKTTGLPKCLTSEDTEKNVDSALAEQNLLVLRPKDPVVTSVNPQNEDCTGFSVASSTHLSNEGGFIQLMPATSTAFGNSSNLYIATCMTDPATLGAAVTPSNVVVLPGSSMPLASQAPAVQQLRTPPRSSNTFPANQTVSPNFPQGSAIIIASPVQPVLQGMVGMIPLSVVGQNGNTFSAPACQVLHMPVANPVCNGSVPKLPIPPKSQKIPGARNRNTTGACLAFLRGAEEKQRVLKTRKLVPNVAEPLNHANPRTQRAGNYDKLTSAEPGKKVEENLPVAPAESTSSNSRQSESHRRVLCFDNVLPTPGGSTQIQPPKSSSQKERNENPLFAVDSASSSAKAQVPKRDKDKTLPRILCRPEVGSNRGASAKEPQPERKVATAGLSLDPFHKTTANKENELQRDTDEKQKNQDTAKLSNGQQSVALWNEKTVASVQELNKKQGSLSNGAGSGKSSVSVSLSSKEPKREAAKASGQGLGLSSPFGKQCVEMLQDIQWQSPAAKTVENGELPVPRTPSGVGDRHTEDTTDSVRTPTCRRFTEESGTPRIMVPPATPDLPACSPASETGSENSVSMAAHTLMILSRAAIARTSTATPLKDNTQQFRALRSTVKKRKPEDLNEGDRNSRSANRKELQSSPTPCKKKKIKKKKLPNSFPAGMDVDKFLLSLHYDE is encoded by the exons tcgCTGTGCGGAAAAAACTTGACAACTATTCTTAACGAATACGTAGCCATGAAAACAAAAG AAACGACAAATGAAGTTCCAGCAATGATGTCATCTCTGTGGAAAAAATTAGACTATACACTTTCTCAGATCAG gAGCATGCAGAATTCAgatttcagattttcttctaATCAGAGGA TACGTACAAGAAGTGGAATTGTAGAAATGAAAAGGCAGAGAATGCTTCAGCAGTCAGCTCCTGCAAACTCAGGACTGTTGTCAGTAGCCCATCAGTCAGGGCAACAGAATTCCTCTTCTTCTGTTGTACTTCCTCAAGTAATTCACAGGCCAACAATCAATCAAAGCATGCCACAGACAAGACTGAGTACACTGTTTGTGAACCAGTCACAAGCTCAAGAAAACAAGATCAACA CAGGTCTCATACACATTCAAGTTCCAGCATCACAAGAACGAAAGCTTCATTCAAACTTGCTTTCTCCAGGAAGGCGAAAAAG TGAATGTCAGAAGAGGAAAAGTATTGCAACATCTGGACCTCTTTCAGCAGCTAGAAGTTCTCAAGACTCTGAAGAAGCAGTAGTAGAAAAAGAAAGTGAGCCCCTAGAAGAATTAATTGATGGTAACTTCCCA CAACTGGTTATTGAAAATGCCAGAGAAAAAATCCTGAGCAACAAATCTCTTCAGGAGAAGCTCGCTGAAAACATTAACAAAATCCTGGGGAG TGATGGCAGTGTTGCTCAGGCCCCTAAACAGACAGACAGTGGTCCCACAGAACAGGAGACTTCAATTGATGAAATACTTGGACTTCAG GGTGAAATTCATATGTCAGAAGAGGCTATCCAGGACATTCTGGAGCAGACAGAATCAGATCCAGCTTTCCAGGCTCTGTTTGACTGGTTTGATTATG gAAAGAGCAAGGTAAACAAGAACTTACCTGCTGGTATTACTGGTCGGAATGGAGTAGAGAACGAAATCCTGGTGGCTGAGGATAGCCTGGAAACATTTGAAAGTTCTTTAGGAACAGAAGAAACTAACAGAt GTGATAATTCTAGAGAACCACTATCCTGTAAAGGCTTTCAGTTAGGAGAAGCATCATGTGCCTTGAAGACCAGCATTAATGATGATGATATGGCTAAGAAAAATCCAGCCAGTGAGCAGCTGCATGGAAACTGTAGACCAAGGAAGCAGACTGAAGAACTTACAGCCATTACCCCTGAACATATTAGAGAGCTTGAAATTGCTTTTGACTCGGTCTCTGATTTGACTGAACCTAACAAGAGACCAAGTTCTGATAGCAAATGTAATGAACAGTGTGCAGACACTTATGTTACAAAAGAGTCATCTACATTATTATCTGAAAGTGAGAGTGCTATGGAAATTGAAAAAGGCCCACCGAGTGATAGTTCTCAAAGCAGTCCTAATTTAGAATATGTTCATTCTGGTACTCCACAGATTCCTTTGATTTCAGTGGCAGAGGATACTATAGTTGATGCAAACAAAACTGATTCAGAAAGTAAATGTCCATTATCACCAGATACATCACTGTCTGAAAAAAGACTTCCTGGAAGCCCTTCTGATGGGAGCCCTGGCCACAGTGCACTGCTGAGAAAAAACAACTCATCCACTTCTAGCCCATTGGTAGATGCAGGAAAAGAACAGACTGTAACCAGTGATCCAGCTGCCTTGCCTGGCATTTCAGAGGAGAACTCCAGCCACCCCTCTAACCATCAGGACCAGAGCACACAGGCAGACTGTGCTGCGGAATCTGTGGTGGATATCACGGATCTTGACAAAACAGAGTTGCAGCTTGAAGTTGTTGATACGTCTAACAAAACTTACTCAAATGATCAGCATACACTTGATAAGCCTTGTAAGAAAGATTTTAACCTCCCTTCAGAACTGCCAAATACAGAGGGTACACAAGGGGAGATGCAAGAACCTTCATCTTCTACAAAAGTAGATACTGATAATTTATATTTCTCATCTGGTAATAATGCATGTACAGACATTTCTGTAGTATCCACTGAAAACAATCTTACTACGTCTGAAATATGCCACTCTCCTCTCCCTGAAACTGCATCCTCAGCAGAGGAGTCAGGTACTGAGGCCAAAAGTATAAGCAGTGTATCTTCTAGCAGTCAACCAATGGATGTTGATCCTTCTAATATAATGTCCCTCAAGATCATCATCAGTGATGATCCGTTTATTACATCAGACACAGAGTTAAATAACGCTGTTTCCAGCATCACAGGAGAAAATTTGCCTACTATAATACTGTCATCTCCAGCCAAATCCCCAACCAAAACCACAGGCCTGCCCAAATGTCTGACTTcagaagacacagaaaaaaatgtggattcagctctggcagagcagaaTCTGCTTGTTCTTAGACCTAAGGATCCTGTGGTCACCTCGGTTAACCCTCAGAATGAAGACTGCACTGGTTTTTCAGTTGCAAGTTCAACTCATCTTTCCAACGAAGGGGGATTTATACAGTTGATGCCAGCCACAAGCACAGCTTTTGGGAATTCAAGTAACCTTTACATAGCCACGTGTATGACTGATCCAGCAACCTTGGGTGCAGCTGTAACACCATCAAATGTAGTTGTATTGCCTGGCAGTTCTATGCCACTGGCTTCCCAAGCTCCAGCTGTACAACAGTTGCGGACTCCTCCCAGATCCAGCAATACATTTCCAGCAAACCAGACTGTCTCTCCAAACTTCCCACAGG GTTCTGCCATTATAATTGCATCTCCAGTGCAGCCAGTTTTGCAAGGAATGGTGGGAATGATACCTCTCTCCGTAGTAGGACAGAATGGAAATACGTTCTCAGCACCTGCCTGCCAG GTTCTTCACATGCCTGTGGCTAATCCAGTGTGCAACGGAAGTGTCCCAAAGcttcccatccctcccaaaTCACAGAAGATTCCTGGTGCAAGAAACAGGAATACTACAGGTGCCTGCCTTGCGTTCTTGAGAGgggcagaagaaaagcagagggtTCTAAAGACAA GAAAACTGGTACCAAATGTAGCTGAGCCTTTGAACCATGCAAATCCTCGAACACAGAG GGCTGGAAATTATGACAAGCTTACcagtgcagagccaggaaagaAAGTGGAAGAGAACTTACCTGTTGCACCAGCAGAGAGCACAAGCTCAAATTCAAGACAGAGTGAGAGTCACAGGAGAGTGCTTTGCTTTGATAACGTCCTACCCACTCCAGGTGGAAGCACCCAAATTCAGCCTCCTAAGAGTTCTtcccagaaagaaagaaacGAAAACCCTTTATTTGCTGTTGACTCTGCATCCTCCTCTGCTAAGGCACAGGTACCAAAGAGAGACAAAGACAAAACGTTGCCCAGAATTCTGTGTAGGCCAGAAGTTGGTAGCAACAGAGGCGCATCTGCAAAGGAGCCACAGCCCGAGCGGAAGGTGGCAACTGCTGGGCTTTCATTAGATCCCTTCCACAAGACAACAGCGAACAAAGAAAATGAGCTACAAAGGGATACTGATGAAAAGCAGAAGAACCAGGACACTGCCAAACTCTCAAATGGACAACAAAGCGTTGCCTTATGGAACGAGAAGACAGTTGCTTCGGTACAAGAGCTGAACAAAAAGCAGGGTTCGCTGTCAAATGGGGCTGGCAGCGGCAAATCATCGGTGTCTGTTTCTTTGTCCTCGAAGGAGCCCAAGCGAGAAGCTGCTAAAGCTTCCGGCCAGGGCCTGGGCCTGTCCAGCCCGTTCGGTAAGCAGTGTGTGGAGATGCTGCAGGACATCCAGTGGCAAAGCCCCGCTGCGAAGACCGTTGAGAACGGAGAGCTGCCGGTGCCCCGGACGCCGTCTGGAGTTGGGGACAGGCACACGGAGGACACCACGGACAGCGTCCGCACCCCGACCTGCCGGCGCTTCACCGAGGAGAGCGGCACGCCCCGCATCATGGTGCCCCCCGCCACGCCGGACCTGCCCGCCTGCAGCCCCGCCAGCGAGACGGGCAGCGAGAACAGCGTCAGCATGGCCGCCCACACCCTCATGATCCTGTCGCGGGCCGCCATCGCAAGGACTAGCACTGCTACCCCCCTCAAGGACAACACCCAGCAGTTCAGGGCTCTGAGGAGCACCGTAAAGAAAAGGAAACCGGAGGACTTAAATGAGGGGGACAGAAATTCCCGTTCTGCAAATAGAAAAGAGCTTCAGAGCTCTCCGACAccatgcaaaaaaaagaaaatcaag AAAAAGAAGCTCCCAAATTCTTTTCCAGCAGGAATGGATGTGGACAAGTTCTTGTTGTCGTTGCATTATGATGAGTGA